A genomic region of Methylobacterium durans contains the following coding sequences:
- a CDS encoding FAD-binding and (Fe-S)-binding domain-containing protein yields the protein MGATPEPATSQRAAARNDAGLTRRLAEALQGEVRFDAFTRGRYATDASIYQIVPAGVVFPRNGADIAATLKIAAEHGVPVILRGGGTSQNGQPIGRGLVVDCSRHFNGVLAYDAEGGTITVEPGMVLERLNTRVKADGWFFPVEPSTATRCTIGGMAGNNSCGARSLRFGKMSDNVLGMEALFHDGEPFGFGLTGNEASGATGGPRAEDLARRMRALAESERAEILRMYPQVQRRVGGYNLDALIEARPNLAHLLVGSEGTLAATTSVTLKLSRLPTHRVMGVCHFPSFRAAMETTKAIVDLNPVAVELVDNNVLVLGADIPLFRTTLADITRGKPNCLLLAEFAGDDRDALLADLKRLDACMGDHGFPDAVVEVPEPARQKSVWEVREACLNIMMSMKGDAKPVSFIEDCAVPLEHLADYTDAVTEVFTKHGTRGTWYAHASVGCLHVRPILNMKEGEDVAKMRAIAEETSELVRRYKGSYSGEHGDGISRSEYVEPLFGSRLTRAFETVKDSFDPQNRLNPGKIVRPLKMDDRSLMRFQPGYAVSQPLQTALDWSEWGGFGGAVEMCNNNGTCRKLAGGAMCPSYRATRDEQHLTRGRANSLRLAISGQLGPEAFTSPEMKRTLDLCVSCKACRRECPTGVDMAKMKIEFLHHYHGRHGLPLKERLVAEMPRYAGIAAKLAPLLNLRDRYAPLARLSERVAGLSARRSLPRWRRAWAETGEAAHPQDVTGDFRDLILFGDTFNRAFERENLEAAERVLAAAGYRLHRVFPAKGRRPLCCGRTYLASGQTDRARAEARRTLETLLPFIRAGARVVGLEPSCLLTFRDEFAALLPGEYAGVLARSSFLFEELLAADLAAGRIELPLADQGGRVAHLHGHCHQKSFGVMGSVETVLRRVPGLEVRLIESSCCGMAGAFGYGADTIDVSFAMAELSLFPTLRKAGPDDLVVADGTSCRHQIHDGLGIHAEHVARVLDRALVPRH from the coding sequence ATGGGAGCGACGCCCGAGCCGGCGACGAGCCAGAGGGCCGCCGCGCGCAACGATGCGGGGCTGACGCGGCGCCTCGCCGAGGCGCTGCAGGGCGAGGTGCGCTTCGATGCCTTCACCCGCGGGCGCTACGCGACCGACGCCTCGATCTACCAGATCGTGCCGGCGGGCGTCGTCTTTCCCCGCAACGGGGCCGACATCGCCGCGACGCTCAAGATCGCGGCAGAGCACGGGGTGCCCGTCATCCTGCGGGGCGGCGGCACCTCGCAGAACGGCCAGCCGATCGGGCGCGGCCTCGTCGTCGATTGCTCACGCCACTTCAACGGGGTGCTGGCCTACGACGCGGAGGGCGGCACCATCACGGTCGAGCCCGGCATGGTGCTGGAGCGCCTGAACACGCGGGTGAAGGCGGACGGCTGGTTCTTCCCCGTCGAGCCCTCGACCGCCACCCGCTGCACCATCGGCGGCATGGCCGGCAACAATTCCTGCGGCGCCCGCTCGCTCCGCTTCGGCAAGATGAGCGACAACGTGCTCGGCATGGAGGCGCTGTTCCACGACGGCGAACCCTTCGGCTTCGGGCTCACCGGCAACGAGGCGAGCGGCGCAACGGGCGGCCCCCGGGCGGAGGATCTTGCCCGGCGGATGCGGGCGCTTGCCGAATCCGAGCGCGCCGAGATCCTGCGCATGTACCCGCAGGTGCAGCGGCGCGTCGGCGGCTACAACCTCGATGCGCTGATCGAGGCGCGCCCGAACCTCGCCCATCTCCTCGTCGGCTCGGAGGGGACGCTGGCCGCGACGACCTCCGTCACCCTGAAGCTCTCGCGGCTGCCGACGCACCGGGTCATGGGGGTCTGCCATTTCCCGTCCTTCCGGGCGGCGATGGAGACCACGAAGGCGATCGTCGACCTGAACCCCGTCGCGGTCGAGCTCGTCGACAACAACGTGCTGGTGCTCGGCGCCGACATCCCCCTCTTCCGCACGACGCTCGCCGACATCACCCGGGGCAAGCCCAACTGCCTGTTGCTCGCCGAGTTCGCCGGGGACGACCGCGACGCGCTGCTGGCCGACCTGAAACGCCTCGACGCCTGCATGGGCGACCACGGCTTCCCCGACGCCGTGGTCGAGGTGCCCGAGCCCGCCCGCCAGAAATCGGTCTGGGAGGTGCGCGAGGCCTGCCTCAACATCATGATGTCGATGAAGGGCGACGCGAAGCCCGTCTCCTTCATCGAGGATTGCGCGGTGCCGCTGGAGCACCTCGCCGACTACACCGACGCGGTCACCGAGGTCTTCACGAAGCACGGCACCCGCGGCACGTGGTACGCCCACGCCTCCGTCGGCTGCCTGCACGTGCGCCCGATCCTCAACATGAAGGAGGGGGAGGACGTCGCGAAGATGCGCGCCATCGCCGAGGAGACCTCGGAGCTGGTGCGCCGCTACAAGGGCTCCTACTCGGGCGAGCACGGCGACGGCATCTCGCGCTCGGAATATGTCGAGCCTCTGTTCGGGTCGCGCCTGACCCGCGCCTTCGAGACGGTGAAGGATTCCTTCGACCCGCAGAACCGCCTCAACCCCGGCAAGATCGTGCGGCCGCTGAAGATGGACGACCGCTCCCTGATGCGCTTCCAGCCTGGCTACGCCGTGAGCCAGCCCCTGCAGACCGCCCTCGACTGGTCGGAATGGGGCGGGTTCGGCGGCGCGGTCGAGATGTGCAACAACAACGGCACCTGCCGGAAGCTCGCGGGCGGGGCGATGTGCCCCTCCTACCGGGCGACGCGCGACGAGCAGCACCTCACCCGCGGCCGGGCGAACTCCCTGCGCCTCGCGATCTCCGGCCAGCTCGGCCCGGAGGCCTTCACCAGCCCCGAGATGAAGCGGACGCTCGATCTCTGCGTCTCCTGCAAGGCCTGCCGCCGGGAATGCCCGACCGGCGTCGACATGGCCAAGATGAAGATCGAGTTCCTGCACCATTACCACGGCCGGCACGGGTTGCCCCTGAAGGAGCGGCTCGTGGCGGAGATGCCCCGCTACGCCGGCATCGCGGCCAAGCTCGCGCCGCTCCTCAACCTGCGCGACCGCTACGCGCCGCTCGCGCGCCTCTCCGAGCGCGTCGCCGGCCTCTCGGCCCGGCGCAGCCTGCCGCGCTGGCGCCGGGCCTGGGCCGAGACCGGCGAGGCCGCCCACCCGCAGGACGTCACGGGGGATTTCCGCGACCTCATCCTGTTCGGCGACACGTTCAACCGGGCCTTCGAGCGGGAGAACCTGGAGGCGGCCGAGCGGGTGCTTGCCGCCGCGGGCTACCGCCTGCACCGGGTCTTCCCGGCAAAGGGCCGCCGGCCGCTCTGTTGCGGGCGCACCTACCTTGCCTCCGGCCAGACCGACCGGGCCCGGGCCGAGGCGCGGCGGACGCTGGAGACGCTGCTCCCCTTCATCCGCGCCGGCGCCCGCGTGGTCGGGCTGGAGCCCTCCTGCCTCCTCACCTTCCGCGACGAGTTCGCCGCCCTGCTGCCCGGCGAGTATGCGGGCGTGCTCGCCCGGAGCAGCTTCCTGTTCGAGGAGCTTCTCGCCGCCGACCTCGCCGCCGGGCGCATCGAGCTGCCGCTCGCCGACCAGGGCGGCCGGGTCGCGCATCTGCACGGGCACTGCCATCAGAAGTCGTTCGGCGTGATGGGCTCGGTCGAGACCGTGCTGCGCCGGGTGCCGGGCCTCGAGGTGCGGCTCATCGAGTCGAGCTGCTGCGGCATGGCGGGCGCCTTCGGCTACGGCGCCGACACGATCGACGTCTCCTTCGCGATGGCCGAGCTCTCCCTGTTCCCGACGCTGCGCAAGGCCGGCCCGGACGATCTCGTCGTCGCCGACGGCACGAGCTGCCGCCACCAGATCCACGATGGGCTCGGGATTCACGCAGAACATGTGGCCCGCGTGCTTGATCGCGCGCTGGTCCCTCGACACTGA
- a CDS encoding GntR family transcriptional regulator, protein MNKIDPGLGISRRYLHDEVADRMRELIQSGEMEPRARINEGELTERFGISRTPLREAIKILATEGLLELLPNRGARVASISQGEIEEMVEVIAGLEATAAELACRRITDEEVAAIEVEHAAMVAAWKAADEAEYFRINRSIHEAIMQASRNVTLSGIYMSLSGRIQRSRYKAHQTAEQWERAVREHEQMVNLLHARDGAGLSPLMREHIRGKKQVIAASYGEADG, encoded by the coding sequence ATGAATAAAATCGATCCGGGTCTCGGCATCAGCCGGCGCTACCTCCACGACGAGGTCGCCGACCGGATGCGGGAACTCATCCAGTCCGGCGAGATGGAGCCGCGCGCCCGCATCAACGAGGGCGAGCTGACGGAGCGCTTCGGCATCTCGCGCACCCCCTTGCGTGAGGCGATCAAGATCCTGGCGACCGAGGGCCTGCTCGAACTCCTGCCCAACCGCGGCGCGCGCGTCGCCAGCATCTCGCAGGGCGAGATCGAGGAGATGGTCGAGGTCATCGCCGGCCTCGAGGCGACGGCCGCGGAACTTGCCTGCCGCCGCATCACCGACGAGGAGGTCGCGGCGATCGAGGTCGAGCATGCGGCGATGGTCGCGGCCTGGAAGGCGGCGGACGAGGCGGAGTATTTCCGCATCAACCGCAGCATCCACGAAGCGATCATGCAGGCGAGCCGCAACGTCACGTTGTCCGGCATCTACATGAGCCTGTCGGGGCGCATCCAGCGCTCGCGTTACAAGGCGCACCAGACCGCCGAGCAATGGGAGCGGGCGGTCCGCGAGCACGAGCAGATGGTCAATCTCCTCCATGCCCGCGACGGGGCCGGTCTGTCTCCGCTGATGCGCGAGCACATCCGCGGCAAGAAGCAGGTGATCGCCGCGAGCTACGGCGAGGCCGACGGCTGA
- a CDS encoding GntR family transcriptional regulator, producing MSQAQRLKQTIEDEIVDGRLPLGARLDEVQLAERFGVSRTPIREALIQLAMTGLVETKPRRGTIVSAPEPQHLLAMFETMAEIEASCGRLAARRLVPEDEAALKEALAACARAAEAGDTEAYYQENYVFHTVVYRACRNEFLCEQARTLHRRLAPFRRLQLRARQRLTQSLAEHTAIVDAIVSGDEARAAEVLRAHVVVQGDRFADLVANMRSINNAAA from the coding sequence ATGAGCCAGGCCCAGCGCCTCAAACAGACGATCGAGGACGAGATCGTCGACGGTCGCCTCCCCCTTGGCGCGCGCCTCGACGAGGTCCAGCTCGCCGAGCGATTCGGGGTGTCGCGCACGCCGATCCGCGAGGCCCTGATCCAGCTCGCGATGACCGGTCTCGTCGAGACCAAGCCCCGCCGGGGCACGATCGTGAGCGCGCCGGAGCCGCAGCACCTGCTGGCGATGTTCGAGACGATGGCGGAGATCGAGGCGTCCTGCGGCCGCCTCGCGGCCCGCCGCCTGGTGCCGGAGGACGAGGCGGCCCTGAAGGAGGCGCTCGCGGCCTGCGCCCGCGCCGCCGAGGCCGGCGACACCGAGGCCTATTACCAAGAGAACTACGTCTTCCACACGGTGGTCTACCGGGCCTGCCGGAACGAGTTCCTGTGCGAGCAGGCCCGCACGCTCCACCGCCGCCTCGCCCCGTTCCGCCGCCTGCAGCTGCGCGCCCGCCAGCGGCTCACGCAGTCGCTCGCCGAGCACACGGCGATCGTGGACGCGATCGTCTCAGGCGACGAGGCGCGGGCCGCGGAGGTCCTGCGCGCGCATGTGGTGGTTCAGGGGGACCGCTTCGCCGACCTCGTGGCGAACATGCGCTCGATCAACAACGCGGCCGCGTGA
- the dctP gene encoding TRAP transporter substrate-binding protein DctP — MPLTRRHILASGLAAPALLKFGLGAAQAATTLKLSHQFPGGTIDEGDFRDRMCRKFAATIAERAKGALEVQVYPGSSLMKTNAQFGAMRKGALDMSLYPSPYAGGEVPELNIGLMPALVTSYAQGVAWKKAPVGRKLTEILDSKGIILVSWVWQAGGVASRERPLYAPADAKGLKVRGGSREMDLMMKQAGAATLSIPSNESYAAMQTGACDAVITSSTSLISFRLEELAKALTSGRERSYWFMLEPIMMSKIVFSGLPKDQQDLIMSVGEELEAFGQAGAKADDTRVEEVFTKAGAKVQNLDEATMGKWREIARETAWKDYAGKNANCAELLKLAEQVS; from the coding sequence ATGCCTCTCACTCGACGCCACATTCTCGCCTCGGGCCTCGCCGCACCCGCCCTCCTCAAGTTCGGTCTCGGCGCCGCGCAGGCGGCCACCACCCTCAAGCTGTCGCACCAGTTCCCGGGCGGCACGATCGACGAGGGCGATTTCCGCGATCGCATGTGCCGCAAGTTCGCCGCGACGATCGCCGAGCGCGCGAAGGGCGCCCTGGAGGTGCAGGTCTATCCGGGCTCGTCGCTGATGAAGACGAACGCCCAGTTCGGCGCGATGCGCAAAGGGGCGCTCGACATGTCGCTCTATCCCTCGCCCTACGCGGGCGGCGAGGTGCCGGAGCTGAACATCGGCCTGATGCCGGCCCTGGTGACCTCCTACGCGCAGGGCGTGGCCTGGAAGAAGGCGCCGGTCGGCCGGAAGCTCACCGAGATCCTCGATTCCAAGGGCATCATCCTCGTCTCCTGGGTCTGGCAGGCGGGCGGCGTCGCGAGCCGCGAGCGGCCGCTCTACGCGCCGGCGGACGCCAAGGGCCTCAAGGTCCGCGGCGGCTCGCGCGAGATGGACCTGATGATGAAGCAGGCGGGCGCGGCCACCCTCTCGATCCCCTCGAACGAATCCTACGCCGCCATGCAGACGGGCGCGTGCGATGCGGTCATCACCTCCTCCACCAGCCTGATCTCGTTCCGCCTGGAGGAACTGGCGAAGGCCCTCACCTCCGGCCGCGAGCGCTCCTACTGGTTCATGCTGGAGCCGATCATGATGTCGAAGATCGTGTTCTCGGGCCTCCCGAAGGACCAGCAGGACCTGATCATGTCGGTCGGCGAGGAGCTCGAGGCCTTCGGGCAGGCCGGTGCCAAGGCCGACGACACCCGGGTCGAGGAGGTCTTCACCAAGGCCGGCGCCAAGGTCCAGAACCTCGACGAGGCGACCATGGGCAAGTGGCGCGAGATCGCCCGCGAGACCGCCTGGAAGGACTACGCCGGCAAGAACGCCAATTGTGCCGAGCTCCTCAAGCTGGCGGAGCAGGTGTCATGA
- a CDS encoding TRAP transporter small permease — protein sequence MSHAFDAASAAAETHSTPEPRIPGLLGTLDRGVKSVNHVIMLLGGVALVCACLVLSYSVVIRYVLHEPTDWQDEMAVFLIVGATFFSAAAVQAKRGHVAIEALTGLLSPRLNRARLLMADVISFVFVVFFAWKSWSLLHEAWVDGQVSQSTWGPPLWIPYSLMAVGMSLLSVQFVLQIAEAILYGPDKAGWAKPKIGVGADINRDLKDRPDLTPSGPDVMGTQTTGRHQ from the coding sequence ATGAGCCACGCCTTCGACGCGGCCTCCGCCGCCGCCGAAACCCACAGCACCCCGGAGCCCCGCATCCCGGGGCTCCTCGGCACGCTCGATCGGGGCGTCAAATCCGTCAACCACGTGATCATGCTGCTCGGCGGCGTCGCGCTCGTCTGCGCCTGCCTCGTGCTGAGCTACAGCGTGGTCATCCGCTACGTCCTGCACGAGCCGACCGACTGGCAGGACGAGATGGCGGTGTTCCTGATCGTGGGCGCCACCTTCTTCTCCGCCGCTGCCGTCCAGGCCAAGCGCGGCCACGTGGCGATCGAGGCCCTGACCGGCCTCCTCTCGCCGCGGCTGAACCGGGCCCGCCTGCTGATGGCCGACGTCATCAGCTTCGTCTTCGTGGTGTTCTTCGCCTGGAAGAGCTGGTCGCTCCTGCACGAGGCCTGGGTCGACGGGCAGGTCTCGCAATCGACCTGGGGCCCGCCGCTCTGGATCCCCTACTCGCTGATGGCGGTGGGCATGAGCCTGCTCTCCGTGCAGTTCGTCCTGCAGATTGCGGAGGCGATCCTCTACGGCCCCGACAAGGCCGGCTGGGCCAAGCCGAAGATCGGCGTCGGCGCCGACATCAACCGGGACCTGAAGGACCGTCCCGACCTGACGCCGAGCGGCCCCGACGTGATGGGCACGCAGACCACGGGGAGGCACCAATGA
- a CDS encoding TRAP transporter large permease yields MSVAAIGFLYAGATLSVMLAGIPIAFALGFVALAFMVAFMPGSSLDTVAQNVYEEMASITLLSIPLFILKGAAIGRSKAGQDLYSAMHAWMHRIPGGLGIANVFACALFAAMAGSSPATCSAIGSAGIPEMRKRGYSPGFAAGIIAAGGTLGILLPPSITMILYAVAAEQSLGRLFLAGIGPGILLVALFAGWAVYRFRSEFAAAKVAYERNGTASPILAEDKYSMRERFSTLPRVLPFVILLTGVMVALYGGYATPSETAGLGGLLALALIAVIYGVWRPKDVSPILTATLRESTMLMLIIGMSLLYAYVMSYLHISQAAAAAIVAMQLSPWLLLVTILLLVIGLGFFLPPVSIILMTAPIILPPLKAAGFDLVWFGVVMTITMEMGLIHPPVGLNIFVIKNIAPDIPLSDIIWGTLPFVILMAVAILILCLVPGIAMWLPNTLLPTTR; encoded by the coding sequence ATGAGCGTCGCGGCAATCGGCTTCCTCTACGCGGGGGCGACGCTGAGCGTGATGCTCGCGGGCATCCCCATCGCCTTCGCCCTCGGCTTCGTGGCGCTGGCCTTCATGGTCGCGTTCATGCCCGGCTCGTCGCTCGATACCGTGGCGCAGAACGTCTACGAGGAGATGGCCTCGATCACGCTGCTGTCGATCCCGCTCTTCATCCTGAAGGGGGCGGCGATCGGCCGGTCGAAGGCCGGCCAGGACCTCTACTCGGCCATGCACGCCTGGATGCACCGCATCCCCGGGGGCCTCGGCATCGCCAACGTCTTCGCCTGCGCGCTGTTCGCCGCCATGGCGGGTTCGAGCCCGGCCACCTGCTCGGCCATCGGCTCGGCGGGCATCCCGGAGATGCGCAAGCGCGGCTACTCGCCGGGCTTCGCCGCGGGCATCATCGCGGCGGGCGGCACGCTCGGCATCCTGCTGCCGCCCTCGATCACCATGATCCTCTACGCGGTGGCGGCCGAGCAGTCGCTGGGCCGGCTCTTCCTCGCCGGCATCGGGCCGGGCATCCTCCTCGTCGCGCTGTTCGCGGGCTGGGCGGTCTACCGCTTCCGCTCGGAATTCGCGGCGGCGAAGGTCGCCTACGAGCGCAACGGCACCGCCTCGCCGATCCTGGCGGAGGACAAGTACAGCATGCGGGAGCGCTTCTCGACGCTGCCGCGGGTGCTGCCCTTCGTCATCCTGCTCACCGGCGTGATGGTGGCGCTCTACGGCGGCTACGCCACGCCCTCCGAGACGGCCGGCCTCGGCGGCCTGCTGGCCCTCGCCCTGATCGCGGTGATCTACGGCGTCTGGCGCCCGAAGGACGTCAGCCCGATCCTCACGGCGACGCTCCGGGAATCGACGATGCTGATGCTGATCATCGGCATGTCGCTCCTCTACGCCTACGTGATGAGCTACCTCCACATCAGTCAGGCGGCGGCGGCGGCGATCGTCGCCATGCAGCTCTCGCCCTGGCTCCTCCTCGTCACGATCCTGCTTCTTGTGATCGGCCTCGGCTTCTTCCTGCCGCCGGTCTCGATCATCCTGATGACGGCGCCGATCATCCTGCCGCCGCTCAAGGCCGCCGGGTTCGACCTCGTCTGGTTCGGCGTCGTGATGACGATCACCATGGAGATGGGGCTGATCCACCCGCCGGTGGGCCTCAACATCTTCGTCATCAAGAACATCGCCCCCGACATCCCGCTCTCGGACATCATCTGGGGCACGCTGCCCTTCGTGATCCTGATGGCGGTGGCGATCCTGATCCTGTGCCTCGTCCCCGGCATCGCCATGTGGCTGCCCAATACCCTCCTGCCGACGACGCGGTAG
- a CDS encoding enoyl-CoA hydratase/isomerase family protein gives MTDPTSPTEELLFTKDEAGIARIVLNRPQARNALTFGMYEGLITLCGQVAEDPTVKALIVTGAGEKAFAAGTDIAQFRSFKTPEDALGYERFMDRVLGTLERLRVPTIAAVAGACTGGGAAIAAACDLRIATQDARFGFPIARTLGNCLSQGNLKRLSALIGPARVKDILFTARLVGADEALAVGLVTEVVADAEALEGRAAELATLLAGHAPLTLQATKEGLRRLQEGDTGAGEDLILQCYMSQDFREGMEAFLAKRPPHWTGR, from the coding sequence ATGACCGACCCGACCTCCCCCACCGAGGAACTCCTGTTCACGAAGGACGAGGCCGGCATCGCCCGCATCGTCCTCAACCGGCCGCAGGCGCGCAACGCCCTCACCTTCGGCATGTACGAGGGGCTGATCACCCTGTGCGGGCAGGTGGCGGAGGATCCCACGGTCAAGGCGCTGATCGTGACGGGCGCCGGCGAGAAGGCCTTCGCCGCCGGCACCGACATCGCGCAGTTCCGCAGCTTCAAGACGCCCGAGGATGCGCTTGGCTACGAGCGCTTCATGGACCGGGTGCTCGGCACCCTGGAGCGCCTGCGCGTGCCGACGATCGCCGCCGTCGCCGGAGCCTGCACGGGCGGCGGCGCCGCCATCGCCGCGGCCTGCGACCTGCGGATCGCGACCCAGGACGCCCGCTTCGGCTTCCCGATCGCGCGGACCCTCGGCAATTGCCTGTCGCAGGGGAACCTCAAGCGGCTCTCGGCCCTGATCGGCCCGGCGCGGGTGAAGGACATCCTGTTCACCGCCCGCCTCGTCGGCGCCGACGAGGCGCTGGCGGTCGGCCTCGTCACCGAGGTGGTGGCCGACGCCGAGGCGCTCGAGGGCCGCGCGGCGGAACTCGCGACGCTGCTGGCCGGCCACGCCCCGCTGACGCTCCAGGCCACGAAGGAGGGCCTGCGCCGCCTGCAGGAGGGCGATACGGGCGCGGGCGAGGACCTGATCCTGCAATGCTACATGAGCCAGGATTTCCGCGAGGGCATGGAGGCCTTCCTCGCCAAGCGCCCGCCGCACTGGACGGGGCGGTAG
- a CDS encoding CaiB/BaiF CoA transferase family protein has protein sequence MTATTKPQRSGPLAGVRVVELAHIMAGPVCGLMLGDMGAEVIKVEKIEGGDDTRRSVPPAIAGESAAYMMMNRGKRGIALDLKSEDGKAILRRLLAEADVLIENYRAGTMERLGLGYETLRAEFPGLIYCSLSGFGRSGPYAERAGFDLVAQGMSGLMSITGEGPGRPPMKCGPPVTDITAGILAGMGVLAAYAHKLKTGEGQVVDTSLFEAGITLTYWQSAISMATGAAPGPMGSAHPLNAPYEAFETADGWITIGAANQTNWLRLLAVLGAEDLAADPRFAQNRDRMANREALADALGPHFRTAPSADWLARLEAGGVPAGPVLDVAAMHRDPQTLAREMVVEVDHPRAGRMRTLGLPVKFSATPGRVHGPAPLLGEHSRTILADAGYDAAAIDDLIARGVVRETQA, from the coding sequence ATGACAGCGACGACGAAGCCGCAGAGATCTGGCCCGCTCGCGGGCGTGCGGGTGGTGGAGCTCGCCCACATCATGGCGGGGCCCGTCTGCGGGCTGATGCTCGGCGACATGGGCGCCGAGGTGATCAAGGTCGAGAAGATCGAGGGCGGCGACGACACGCGCCGCTCGGTGCCGCCGGCCATCGCGGGCGAGAGCGCGGCCTACATGATGATGAACCGGGGCAAGCGCGGCATCGCCCTCGACCTCAAGAGCGAGGACGGCAAGGCGATCCTGCGCCGGCTCCTCGCGGAGGCCGACGTGCTGATCGAGAATTACCGGGCCGGCACGATGGAGCGGCTCGGCCTCGGCTACGAGACGCTGAGAGCGGAGTTCCCCGGACTGATCTACTGCTCCCTGTCCGGCTTCGGCCGCTCCGGGCCGTATGCCGAGCGGGCGGGCTTCGACCTCGTGGCGCAGGGCATGAGCGGGCTCATGAGCATCACCGGCGAGGGCCCGGGCCGGCCGCCCATGAAGTGCGGCCCGCCGGTCACCGACATCACCGCCGGCATCCTGGCGGGCATGGGCGTGCTCGCCGCCTACGCGCACAAGCTGAAGACCGGCGAGGGGCAGGTCGTCGACACCTCCCTGTTCGAGGCCGGCATCACGCTGACCTACTGGCAATCGGCGATCAGTATGGCGACAGGCGCGGCGCCGGGCCCGATGGGCTCGGCCCACCCGCTCAACGCCCCCTACGAGGCCTTCGAGACGGCCGACGGCTGGATCACGATCGGTGCGGCGAACCAGACGAACTGGCTGCGCCTCCTCGCCGTCCTCGGGGCGGAGGACCTCGCCGCCGACCCGCGCTTCGCGCAGAACCGGGACCGGATGGCGAACCGCGAGGCGCTGGCCGACGCCCTCGGCCCGCATTTCCGGACCGCGCCCTCCGCGGACTGGCTCGCGCGGCTGGAGGCCGGCGGCGTGCCGGCCGGCCCCGTCCTCGACGTGGCGGCGATGCACCGCGACCCGCAGACCCTCGCCCGCGAGATGGTGGTCGAGGTCGACCATCCCCGCGCCGGCCGGATGCGGACCCTCGGCCTGCCGGTGAAGTTCTCCGCCACGCCCGGCCGCGTCCACGGGCCCGCCCCGCTGCTGGGCGAGCACAGCCGCACGATCCTCGCCGACGCGGGCTACGACGCGGCCGCGATCGACGACCTGATCGCGCGCGGCGTCGTGCGCGAGACGCAGGCGTGA
- a CDS encoding YegP family protein, translating to MSTCRGSNGDTWEIYQSGGQWRWRRTARNGEPVGASTEAYVNKSDCIANARRNGMDCDPK from the coding sequence ATGAGCACCTGTCGCGGCAGTAACGGCGACACCTGGGAGATCTACCAGTCCGGCGGCCAGTGGCGCTGGCGCCGGACCGCCCGCAACGGCGAACCCGTAGGCGCTTCCACGGAGGCGTACGTGAACAAGAGCGACTGCATCGCCAACGCGCGGCGCAACGGCATGGATTGCGACCCGAAATAG